The genome window GGAGGATCTGGAGCCTAAGATTGTTGGTTTGGGAACAAATGCTAAGCTGGAGCAGATTTTAAAAACCGAAGATCACATCCATTTCCTTCAGGTAACAAAGAGATCATCTGATGATAAACTGAATTATTGTTTAATGTCTTTGTATTTCaggtgttttttgtgtttattttactAGCTCTTTAATTAGTAAACATGCATCAAAATCTGTTGGTTGCTGAAATGTTGTCAGTAAATTAAGCGGGGTAAACGCAATTGAAACATGGGGTGGATGGAATAATGCAACTTTACTACACGTTGCATCATGTAATATTAATGGGCAATTTGCACAAGATTagaaatctctctctctctctctctctctctctctctctctctctctctctctctctctctatctatctatctatctatctatctatctatctatctatctatctatctatctatctatctatctatctatctatctatcatatttaatatttaggcggagtctctgaaagccaatgttgacatttgaaatcacctaaacaaacatgcccctaccccatTTAGAATCAGGAGCACGTTCAACCTCACACCGgtgtgcaacgttttgctaTGGTTTTGCTATggtaaaaaaatacacttttttttaaatagagaaaaataaataataagggGAGAAATGTCATataaaatcaagcttatgaAGGCAACAGTGTTTCTGCTGGTgctgaaatctgtctgtttaatccgtttttcaaataaaaaccaCGATTTGCATCCAGTAACAGTCACAATGTCTTTCGATGTGCTGCATTGCACATACTTGCTGACACTAGCactcaaaaataaatgaaaatgctgACTTTGGCGAAAATGCCTAGATGGACTTTACGTCCAGGACTGAGGACACagagagtgtcaaaataaaggtaccaCATATCGATATTTTATGTGTGGCATTGAATGCATTGTCTTGTTAGAAATTTACTCGATATATCAATCCATATTGATGTATTGTTACACTCCTACATATATGCATACATTATACACCAGtcaacatttaaagggacacaaggcagcatttttgtgttaataaatcatcttcgtaagtcggtatatggttaaatgactcattacatgacgaatgaagactctctcgcccgcccctaccgtctgtaggaagaataccccacttgcaagttcgctgtatccgacccggtgtccttcagtctcgtatagtctcagatatagaacgcatttactcccagacactagggggagctagtagacaaataatactcagacttgccttgtgtccctttaaagtggatcaaaaacTTTCATAGAAGTTGtcttaaaattttgagcaaTACCCATTCTCGTCTTAGGACAATCAAATTCGCTTTGTAAAGGATCCTAGACTTGATCAGGCCACAATGGTAATTTACATGAAAGACCCTAGGAAGGGCACACCTTATAGTGGTTTTTAACTGCAGTCCTGCACATTTTCTTGTCTCCCTCATCTGACACAAGTCTTTAGTCTCTACGAATGAGCTATGCATATGCAAATCCTGTGAGGAGTCTGTTTTTAGGTTTAGTCTTAATCTTGAGAATTTGCAGCAAGTGCTGAGACTGTTAGTATAGGCctgttatgttaattttattgaATACAATAATGGTACTTAGACTCTctgtgtgatttttattttcatgTAAATGTGATGGTTTTCTCTGTTGtctattgttttgtttgtacAGAATATCAACTTTTTTGCGGTGCCACGTGGATCTACAGACTCACTGAACACGACTGTCAGTTCAGTACCTGCTTTTGATGACGTATTAAAATCTGTGTCTCAAATGACAGAGAAACTGGAGAATGTTTGtaaagaagagaaagaaaaaatatctgaaaaaGGTAAAGCGTTGAACACTTATTTACTCAACAAATGAAATGTattattcagggttcccactggTCCTTGAAATCCATGAAAGTTtttgaatctgggggaaataattcaaggccctgggaagtttttgaaaatatacatgcaaagatacaggtcattgaaagtgcttgaatatattttatggaagaagttttctggaaaaaaatccatattattccctgtgtagtgtaggataatatcataaaaattctaaactttttaagcacacgtgctaaactatTCACTTTAAATGATTATACTTTCTGTATGGGAATGTTGATTcctaccaaaatgctttttagcATAGTTGTGCTTGACACATCAAAACATCTTGGGtaatgtatgtaactgttgttccctgagaagggaacgagacactgcgtctcccttgccatacttcctgcgtccctgtaatgccgtctttggcaatatttcagatagtgatatactttctggctcccacgtcaccctgtctttgtcgtttagcctcaccattggttaaatttgataaacacattcagatgcacttacccctgtaGATGCCcctaaagtgtcaccgcagtgacgcagggcgagttccctcaaaagggaactgtaacaatgtatcttaaaaggtaacaccttgctctcacttgaaatgtgtcccgacatttagtccttgaactttagggtattggacctggaaagtccttgaatttgacgttaactaaggtgtggaaaCGCTGATTATTGATTGTTCTTACactaaatatgtttttgttggtgtttttaatatagCGAGTTGCATCGGAATCATTCCCACCATGGAACGTAAATGCAGGGACAACTTCGAACTATGTAAGTTACTATACAAACATATAAGTAATACACAGACAAGATGTACAATGCCTACTGTAACAACCTAaaatagtttgtttttaaatgcacattgtGTTTTGTCTCAGGTTGGGATGATATAACTTTCGATTCAAACACTGTGAACAGATCCCTGTATCTTAACGCGGACCGCACACAGGTTACTTTCAAGGACACCGTGACACCTCCGGATTATTTAGATCACCCAGAAAGATTTGAGTTTTGGAGGCAGGTGTTGTGTATAGAAAGTGTACCCACACGGTGTCGTTACTGGGAGGTTGAGTGGAGCGGTCAAGTAGGCATATCGGTGTCATATAAAACCATCACGAGGAAGAGACGGTCAAACAGGTCTAAGTTTGGATGTAACAGTCAGTCATGGACTTTGAACTGCTCCTCAGACTCGTTCTCATTCTGCCATAGTAACAAATACACAGAGCTCCCTTTATTCAAATCTTCTAGAATAGGAGTATATGTGGATCATAGTGCAGGAACTCTTTCTTTTTACAGCGTCTATGACACATTAATGACCCTCATCCACAGAGTCCAGACCACATTTACTCAACCTCTCTATCCTGGGTTTAGATTAGGTGTTAACTCTGAAGTGAAACTCTGTACCCTGTTTTAAAATAACACAGCCTCATAGCTCCACGTAACCTTAGTTCCGGCGAATGTGTCTTTGActttgtttaaagggacactccactttgtttgaaaatatgctcGTTTTCTAGAGTtaactagagttaaacatttgaaacattggaatccattcagctgatctctgggtctggcagtAGCATGTTTGGCGTAGCTTGGCACAGGccgttgaatctgattggaccattggcatcgcgcttAAAAATGGCCGgggagtttcgatatttttcctatttgaggcttgactcttctgtagttgcatTGTGTActagaccgacagaaaattaaaagctacattttctaggcagatatggctaggaggactatactctcattctggcataattatcaaggactttgctgctgtaacatggctggaggaggtgcaatgatattacgcagcacctgaaaatcgcagcttttgattttccgttggtcttatTGCACAATGTGACTACAGAGGGATCGGGTGTTGAATGGGAGGAGtgtcgaaactctttggttatttttttttagtgcaTGCTGGTGGTCTGGTCGGATTTGGTGGATTGTGCTAGGCTGTGCTGGGGGTGGTGGCGCCGGACACGGAggtcagctgaatggattccaaaacggtaaaaatctaatgtttacctctaggggagctggaaaatgagcatattttccgaagaagtggagtgtccctttaatttcaGAGATAAAAGGCTATGTAATTTTAGCCGTCATCTGTTGAATCATTTGTAAAATTAATACACAGACAATACACTCTGGCTGACTGTCATAAGGACAAGTTCAAATGCTTTCTGCTAGATCATATAATTTGGCCTATTTTTATTAtcaattttttatgtatttagtTTTAGTGTTTACATTCCATAACATCAGATAGATGTGAAATTAAGCAGAGCAGTAAATATGTTCAGGTGGCTGTGTAAAATTGAATTTTAGATGAGTCTAATGTATATTATATGGACTTAAATGCATCTCTGCTGTTTTTGTGATTCATTCATGTTAAAATTCCCATGGGGATA of Misgurnus anguillicaudatus chromosome 2, ASM2758022v2, whole genome shotgun sequence contains these proteins:
- the LOC129442922 gene encoding tripartite motif-containing protein 16 isoform X1; protein product: MENFVYVSRENLTCSICLDLFKDPVTLNCGHSFCMSCITDCWDQDDDFEVYECRQCGKAFTPRPVLGKNTVLAEVLAKLKTEPQAPPQYFYPGIAICHICTGKSHNAVKSCLVCMESYCQKHFEQHEEFHSSKRHKMIDDTDRLEKTNCHQHDKPLEMYCYRHKSCVCKMCVVDGHATHNVVPLTAARTEIQGNFEESQRSLQERFQNKCQELKDAVETRKRSAQTAVDDTERIFAELIRSIEKRRSEMTQLIRDQEKTAVGPAEGLIKHLEDLEPKIVGLGTNAKLEQILKTEDHIHFLQNINFFAVPRGSTDSLNTTVSSVPAFDDVLKSVSQMTEKLENVCKEEKEKISEKASCIGIIPTMERKCRDNFELCWDDITFDSNTVNRSLYLNADRTQVTFKDTVTPPDYLDHPERFEFWRQVLCIESVPTRCRYWEVEWSGQVGISVSYKTITRKRRSNRSKFGCNSQSWTLNCSSDSFSFCHSNKYTELPLFKSSRIGVYVDHSAGTLSFYSVYDTLMTLIHRVQTTFTQPLYPGFRLGVNSEVKLCTLF
- the LOC129442922 gene encoding tripartite motif-containing protein 16 isoform X2, whose amino-acid sequence is MDTLLLVAREQLTCPVCLDLLKDPVTLNCGHSYCMSCITGCWDQDDDIEIYRCPKCRQTFTTRPVLGKNAVLCEMVEKLNSKPQAGYAGTETCDICTGKKRKAVKSCLVCLESYCSKHLEQHEEFHSSKRHKMMDDSDRLEKISCPQHEKPIEMYCHDDKSCVCTMCVVDDGHATHNVVPLTAARTEIQGNFEESQRSLQERFQNKCQELKDAVETRKRSAQTAVDDTERIFAELIRSIEKRRSEMTQLIRDQEKTAVGPAEGLIKHLEDLEPKIVGLGTNAKLEQILKTEDHIHFLQNINFFAVPRGSTDSLNTTVSSVPAFDDVLKSVSQMTEKLENVCKEEKEKISEKASCIGIIPTMERKCRDNFELCWDDITFDSNTVNRSLYLNADRTQVTFKDTVTPPDYLDHPERFEFWRQVLCIESVPTRCRYWEVEWSGQVGISVSYKTITRKRRSNRSKFGCNSQSWTLNCSSDSFSFCHSNKYTELPLFKSSRIGVYVDHSAGTLSFYSVYDTLMTLIHRVQTTFTQPLYPGFRLGVNSEVKLCTLF